A region from the Buchnera aphidicola (Pemphigus populi) genome encodes:
- the fdx gene encoding ISC system 2Fe-2S type ferredoxin, protein MPKITFLPHKLLLPKGGVFYGNKGESILDIALRNNIKINHVCERSCVCTTCHCIVRKGFLSLSFCEEKEEDILDKAWGLELESRLSCQAKLGDEDIEVEIPYSNM, encoded by the coding sequence ACTCTTGTTACCTAAAGGTGGTGTTTTTTATGGAAATAAAGGAGAAAGTATTTTAGATATAGCTTTACGTAATAATATTAAAATTAATCATGTATGTGAAAGATCTTGTGTATGTACAACATGTCACTGCATTGTAAGAAAAGGATTTTTATCTTTATCTTTTTGTGAAGAGAAGGAAGAAGATATTTTAGATAAAGCATGGGGATTGGAGTTAGAAAGCAGATTAAGTTGTCAAGCAAAATTAGGAGATGAAGATATAGAAGTGGAAATTCCATATAGTAATATGTAA